The nucleotide window GGCCAGGCGGCGCAGTTGCCAACGCGAGGAAGAAGGGCTACGACAGTCGTCTTTGCTACTGTGAATTGTAGAGTAGAGAAAGATTGCGATGGTCGGGCGATGCTACTACGAATCGCGAAGTGGGGTGGGGCCGAGGCATTCGGCGGTGGCTGCGGCGCGTGAGGAAGAAGCCGCGATAGTGGACGCCGTTTGGCGGTGCTGCATCTTATGGTGGTTGAAGCTACGGTGCCGTTTTCGTCGCGGCGTGGTAGAAGGAGAAAACGTGAGTTGAAGGAGAAGGAGGGCTGAGATAGAATGGGAACGTGATGTAATGGAGGATATTACGTTGCCTAACCctaataatttaattcaaaaattgattGTTCTAATAAATTGAGAATCTgatttcaataattaatttaaccTTTTTTTAAACTATTGTTCACGTTGTTCAATATTTACATTGTCACCTATACTTTCTCTTATCCGAATTACAACGCAAATAGTTTGAAACCTAATCCATAcgtctttttctttattttgcatCAATTAGGATTGCTTCACGAGTCATTATCCAAACGAAAGAATGAAACTTTTCTAGTCCATTCCATTTTTAAGTGAGTCTAAAAATACGATCAAGGGGACCCGTGTCGTCTTGAAGGTGATGTAGGCTAACTTGAGATTGAAAGTGCCATTGAAGGAGGGAGTCCAGAAAATACAACCAGGACCTTACCAAAATGAAGGAGGGGAAATGGCTagaattttgttcataattgagtctgttcataccctgacccaataCTATGGTCCAGGTCTAAGTAAGCCAAAAAGGCCTAACCCAAAGATTGGCCTTCGCCACTTACCTGCCTCATCGAAAGAGGTCGGGCTCGACATATGCTCCTCCTCAAAGAGGTCGGGCTCATCATGAGCTGACAGATaatacttattcaaataagtaactgtcccctaaaatttttcaatccacTACCAGAAGCAATATCTCACTAACCCTAAGATAAAGGAATGGTTATCCACCTTCAGAAGTgaaactactccaacggtggttattggatcaCCACTATAAACACACTGACACCCTTAGGTAAAACTAAGTTCCAATATTCTCAAAAATCTGCTTACCcctttgctaacttaggcatcggagtgtatttgcaggtaccaccccccattctttcATATATTCAACTCGAACGGCGGCTCCCAGGCGTAAACCAAGTCGGAGACCCCCTTTCATTAACGTTCGGGCCAACCCCTCAAGCCCAATCCAACTATTTCAGGTTACCCACGTAACATTGGCTTGGGAGAATGACTCATAATGGCAGATGATCAGAACGAGGACGGACATACTGCATCAGAATTTGAGCAAGAATATCAAGATGCAGTCAACAACGATAGAGCCATAATATCTCTGCAAGGAGCGGATAGCCAGCACCAAGAAGGTCCCTCGGGTGTGAAAGACCCAAGGAAAATCTCCTCTAGGGCACACGAATTGGAGAAAGAGGGGCAAGCTCATGCTGCCGATCTCATGGGACTACTTCACGGCCaccaaggatggatggagcAGCTGGAACAAGAACTAGAGCGACAGCGAGAAGCAGAGAGAAAACTACGGGGAGAGGTTGAGCGACAAAAAGAGTTTGAAGAAAAGCTCTTAAGATTGGAATCCAATCTCCGAGGTAGGGGCTCTCGCGCTGACCGAGAAGATACCCCGTTGGGAGAGAATATCCATTTAGTGAAGACATCATGAGGGAAAAAGTTCCAAGGAACTTCAATGGCCCTGACATAGATTTCTACGACGGGACTACCGACCCAAAGCATCACTTGAGCAACTTCAAAAGTGGGATGTATCTAGCCGACGCCTCTAACGCTACCCGCTGCAAGGCCTTTTCAACGACTTTGACAAaggcagcgatgaagtggttcgacaccCTCCCCCCAAGGTCGGTCACTAGCATCGACGACCTCTCGCGCAAATTCCTTATACGATTCtcaatccagaaggacaaagtcAAGCACGCGCCCAGTCTCTTGGAGGTAAAACAAGAGGTCGGTGAACCCCTAAGAGACTACATGAAAAGGTTCAACAAGGCATGCTTGGAAATCCAAGATATGCCTACAGAAACAGTAATCATGGGCCTAGTAAATGGACTCCGAGAAGGTCTATTCTCTCAGTCCATCTCGAAAAGGCATTCGACTTCTTTGAATGATGTGCAAGAAAGAGctgaaaaatacatcaacatggagaaaaacGCCAGGCTACGAGAACCAAACTGGCGACCTGGGCACTCTCACCCATCaaaggagaaggagagagagcccaagaaaaaagaagaagtcgGGGCTAAGAGACCCAGGagatatcactcttatactcctctacgAGTTTCCATAGTCGACATCTATAGAAAAATTTGTCACACTGAAAAGCTACCTCATCCTCGGCCCATCAAGAACAAAAGGGGGGAAAGTCGTaacgaatactgtgaatatcacaagtTATATGGGCACTCACAAATGATTGTTACGACttgaaaaatgtgatagaaaagctagccagGGAAGGTCGGCTAGATAGATATCTCATGAAAAAGTCGGACTATCATGGAAAGAGGAAACGAGATGAGGAAGATCGGAGAGATCCGCCACTACGGACCCCAGAATGACATATACATATGATCTCGGGAGGGTTCGCTGGTGGAGGACTCACAAAGTCATCTCGTAAAAGACATTTAAAGGAAGTTTATCAGGTCGAAAGCGAATTGCCCAACCTTCCAACAATTTGTTTCACCAAAGAAGACAGACAGGGTATTGCCCTTGGACATGACGATCCGGTGGTAATTACTA belongs to Arachis duranensis cultivar V14167 chromosome 8, aradu.V14167.gnm2.J7QH, whole genome shotgun sequence and includes:
- the LOC107460979 gene encoding uncharacterized protein LOC107460979: MREKVPRNFNGPDIDFYDGTTDPKHHLSNFKSGMYLADASNATRCKAFSTTLTKAAMKWFDTLPPRSVTSIDDLSRKFLIRFSIQKDKVKHAPSLLEVKQEVGEPLRDYMKRFNKACLEIQDMPTETVIMGLVNGLREGLFSQSISKRHSTSLNDVQERAEKYINMEKNARLREPNWRPGHSHPSKEKEREPKKKEEVGAKRPRRYHSYTPLRVSIVDIYRKICHTEKLPHPRPIKNKRGESRNEYCEYHKLYGHSQMIVTT